From a single Populus nigra chromosome 18, ddPopNigr1.1, whole genome shotgun sequence genomic region:
- the LOC133678948 gene encoding uncharacterized protein LOC133678948 isoform X3, whose product MENSGEAVDDQGSGWFQVKKKHRSSSKFSLHGSAAGFSGKNGSSCHITQPSSSEKNRNLCGKHVSHHSKGGPNHSINGCGNSANSSSVSNQDENRVFLPHKLLVTQHGEDSGCSKLSPVSITNSNAKVGDTQKMLLKDKPDVPKIKWGDLEDDLLILHGENNSQVVKKFVVEGNNNLVDRMPENNCHFVSHVSSSSNLQENRLVASSVNVDISPDQTFPFTNKEDLHGKNSKDVSETSSQDVEVPSTDGRMVVPNYPQNCKEKITENSKTTDDDFSCSTHPSGGDSVREMKLNVPAGVSEFHELKISELTVMSTTSTIIPLDRELLLTGSAAPEISELLVGNGNSGTVMIPQDSELLPPEKTNLEISTEPVTNSHSTTAVIAKDNESLASEKYVPEISGEVAVTASVDDPQGPPDVALHNELFKVHRTGFLGECDTGESKERFRERLWCFLFENLNRAVDELYLLCELECDVGQMKEAILVLEEAASDFKELTRRVQEFENVKRSSHQSIDVKCLKSEHHRPHAMSWEVRRMTTSSQRAEILSSSLEAFKKIQQERANVLAANNAKIMGLECSNSHDVSVDHLNKSAGKSDVMLSAKDSVMKSRKQSGGSYSTQGNLNNKKQNIDLGRFNKVNFVKNVNDAPRNVSSSSANSSMLLFRDNSASGFVKGIQETEADMLLHKKDKTFSETAIEKNLKSAENTTKKQIPLSEKDKERRNSSARKSMDAWKERRNWEDILSSPFCVSSRLSNSPGISRKSAERARILHAKLMSPDKKKKTAFDLKREAEEKHARAMRIRSELENERVQKLQRTSEKLNRVNEWQAVRTLKLREGMYARHQRSESRHEAFLAQVVRRAGDESSKVNEVRFITSLNEENKKLMLRQKLHDSELRRAEKLQVIKTKQKEDMAREEAVLERRKLIEAEKLQRLAETQRKKEEAQVRREEERKASNAAREARAIIQLRRREERAKAQQEEAELLAQKLAERLSESEQRRKFYLEQIRERASMDFRDQSSPLMRRSMYKEGQGRTTPTNSSEDYQVNNVAGAGSSTLAAGKALLQHSMKRRIKKIRQRLMALRYEFTEPLASSENTSIGYRMAVGTARAKFGRWLQELQRLRQARKKGAASIVLITAEMIKFVEGKDPELQASQQAGLLDFIAAALPASHTSNPETCQVTIHLLKLLRVVLSAPANRSYFLSQNLLPPIIPMLSAALENYIKIAASLNVPGSTNLQSSKTSVENFESISEVLDNFLWTVGTVIGHASSDEQQVQMQDGLLELLIAYQVIHRLRDLFALYDRPQVEGSPFPSSILLSIHLLVALTYRPGTNSSINWESSPVKTVLRFENQEAKPVENADFQYSSAVMTSEDYRPPLFVLNCSTVVSPPNVSDDIQIDESCNINEIKESVSLSKDGEQKPHSSVELNIVNTNTRDGQDEAQKNLIEEKDVKQFVSDCAEHKNNVMLNMKEPVAFLLSAISETGLVSLPSLLTAVLLQANNRLTSEQGSYILPSNFEEVATGVLKVLNNLALLDIVFMQRMLARPDLKMEFFHLMSFLLSHCTSKWKVANDQVGFLLLECLSLLGYFALFHSENQAVLRWGKSPTILHKTDMRSAICVLQ is encoded by the exons ATGGAGAACAGTGGAGAAGCAGTGGATGATCAGGGATCAGGATGGTTTCAAGTGAAAAAG AAGCATAGAAGCAGCTCAAAGTTTTCATTGCATGGCTCGGCTGCAGGATTTTCTGGAAAGAATGGTTCCAGTTGTCATATTACCCAACCATCATCGAGTGAAAAAAACAGGAATTTGTGTGGGAAGCATGTATCCCATCATTCAAAGGGAGGGCCAAATCATTCCATAAATGGTTGTGGCAACTCTGCTAACTCTTCTTCTGTGTCAAACCAAGATGAAAACAGGGTGTTCCTGCCCCATAAATTATTGGTTACACAACATGGGGAAGATAGTGGATGTTCCAAGTTGTCGCCAGTGTCGATTACCAATTCTAATGCCAAAGTTGGTGACACCCAGAAAATGTTATTGAAGGACAAGCCTGATGTTCCAAAGATCAAGTGGGGAGATCTAGAGGATGATTTATTGATTCTGCATGGTGAAAATAATTCTCAAGTGGTTAAAAAGTTTGTTGTTGAAGGAAATAATAATTTGGTGGATAGGATGCCAGAGAATAACTGTCATTTTGTTTCAcatgtttcttcttctagcAACCTTCAAGAAAACAGATTGGTGGCCTCATCAGTAAATGTAGATATTTCTCCTGATCAAACGTTTCCATTCACTAATAAAGAAGATTTACATGGAAAAAACAGTAAAGATGTTAGTGAAACTTCATCTCAAGACGTAGAGGTACCAAGTACAGATGGCAGAATGGTTGTTCCAAATTATCCACAAAATTGCAAGGAAAAAATCACtgaaaattctaaaacaacagatgatgatttttcttgttctacCCATCCATCTGGTGGAGACAGTGTGCGAGAGATGAAACTTAATGTTCCTGCTGGTGTGTCTGAGTTTCACGAGCTGAAGATTTCTGAATTAACAGTTATGAGTACAACTTCAACAATTATTCCATTGGACAGGGAGTTGCTTCTTACTGGAAGCGCTGCACCTGAAATTTCTGAATTACTAGTGGGAAATGGGAATTCAGGCACAGTGATGATTCCCCAGGACAGTGAGTTGCTTCCACCTGAAAAGACTAATCTTGAAATTTCTACTGAACCTGTTACAAATAGCCACTCAACCACTGCAGTTATCGCCAAGGATAATGAGTCACTTGCATCTGAGAAGTATGTACCTGAAATATCAGGAGAAGTTGCTGTTACTGCATCTGTTGATGACCCTCAGGGACCACCTGATGTGGCACTGCACAATGAGTTATTTAAAGTCCACAGAACTGGCTTCCTTGGAGAATGTGACACGGGTGAAAGCAAAGAAAGATTTAGGGAACGACTTTGGTGCTTTCTGTTTGAGAATCTCAACAGGGCTGTGGATGAACTCTATCTTCTTTGTGAGCTAGAATGTGATGTAGGACAGATGAAAGAGGCCATTCTTGTTCTTGAAGAAGCTGCATCCGATTTTAAAGAATTGACTAGACGAGTACAGGAGTTTGAGAATGTGAAAAGGTCCTCTCATCAATCGATTGATGTAAAATGCTTGAAGTCTGAGCATCACAGGCCACATGCTATGTCATGGGAG GTTCGCAGAATGACAACTTCATCTCAGAGAGCTGAGATACTATCTTCATCTTTGGAGGCtttcaagaaaattcaacaagAAAGAGCTAACGTGCTTGCAGCtaataatgcaaaaattatgGGGCTTGAATGCTCCAATAGCCATGATGTATCTGTTGATCATCTCAATAAGTCTGCTGGGAAAAGTGATGTAATGCTCAGTGCCAAAGATTCAGTGATGAAGTCAAGGAAACAGAGTGGAGGTTCATATTCCACTCAAGGAAACCTGAATAATAAGAAGCAGAACATTGACTTAGGCAGGTTCAATAAAGTAAACTTTGTAAAAAATGTTAATGACGCTCCACGCAATGTATCTTCTTCCAGTGCCAATTCATCTATGCTACTTTTCAGGGATAACTCTGCCTCTGGTTTTGTGAAGGGCATACAAGAAACTGAGGCAGACATGCTGCTTCATAAGAAAGATAAAACATTTTCAGAAACTGCCATTGAGAAAAACCTTAAATCTGCAGAAAATACCACCAAGAAGCAGATTCCTCTTTCTGAGAAAGACAAGGAAAGGAGAAATTCAAGTGCAAGGAAATCAATGGATGCATGGAAAGAGAGGAGGAATTGGGAGGACATTCTCTCATCTCCTTTCTGTGTCTCTTCTCGCTTATCAAATTCACCAGGCATTAGCAGAAAAAGTGCTGAGCGTGCACGCATTTTGCATGCTAAACTAATGTCTCctgataagaagaagaaaactgcTTTTGATCTGAAAAGGGAAGCAGAAGAAAAACATGCACGGGCTATGAGGATCAGAAGCGAGCTGGAGAATGAAAGGGTTCAAAAGCTTCAGCGCACCTCAGAAAAACTAAATCGTGTAAATGAATGGCAGGCTGTACGCACTTTGAAGTTACGAGAAGGAATGTATGCCCGCCACCAGCGTAGTGAATCTCGACATGAAGCTTTTCTAGCTCAAGTTGTGAGGAGAGCTGGTGATGAAAGCAGTAAGGTTAATGAGGTTCGTTTCATTACTTCCTTGaatgaagaaaacaagaagCTTATGTTGCGTCAGAAACTTCACGATTCAGAGTTGAGGAGAGCTGAAAAGCTTCAAGtgataaaaactaaacaaaaagagGATATGGCTAGAGAGGAGGCTGTTTTAGAACGCAGAAAACTTATTGAAGCTGAGAAGTTACAGCGTCTTGCTGAAACACAGCGAAAAAAGGAAGAGGCACAAGTTAGAAGGGAAGAGGAACGCAAAGCATCAAATGCAGCACGTGAAGCAAGGGCAATCATACAGCTTCGGAGGAGGGAGGAAAGAGCGAAAGCACAGCAAGAGGAAGCTGAGCTGTTGGCACAGAAATTAGCTGAGAGACTTAGTGAAAGTGAACAGCGTCGCAAATTTTACCTGGAGCAAATAAGGGAGAGAGCTTCTATGGATTTCAGGGATCAATCTTCACCTTTAATGCGCCGATCAATGTATAAGGAGGGTCAAGGTCGAACAACACCAACCAATAGCAGTGAAGATTATCAAGTAAACAATGTTGCAGGGGCAGGAAGTTCTACTCTTGCTGCAGGAAAAGCATTGTTGCAACATTCAATGAAACGGCGGATTAAAAAGATTCGGCAAAGACTTATGGCTCTCAGATATGAGTTCACCGAGCCTCTAGCTAGTTCTGAGAATACTAGCATTGGGTATAGAATGGCTGTAGGAACTGCCAGAGCAAAATTTGGGAGGTGGCTTCAAGAACTTCAAAGACTTCGGCAGGCAAGAAAAAAAGGTGCCGCAAGTATTGTTCTAATAACAGCTGAAATGATCAAG TTTGTGGAGGGTAAGGATCCTGAGCTGCAAGCTTCTCAACAAGCTGGTCTGCTTGATTTCATTGCTGCTGCTCTGCCTGCCTCTCATACATCAAATCCTGAAACTTGCCAGGTCACCATACACCTCCTGAAACTTTTGAGGGTGGTACTCTCAGCGCCTGCAAACAGGAGTTACTTTCTGTCACAGAATCTCTTACCCCCAATCATCCCCATGCTGTCTGCAGCCCTTGAGAATTATATAAAGATTGCTGCATCTTTAAATGTCCCTGGGAGCACCAACTTGCAATCAAGCAAAACATcagttgaaaattttgaatcaaTCTCTGAAGTTCTCGATAACTTCTTGTGGACTGTTGGGACAGTTATTGGTCATGCAAGTTCCGATGAACAACAAGTCCAAATGCAAGATGGCTTGCTAGAGCTATTGATTGCATACCAAGTTATTCATCGACTGCGGGATCTTTTTGCACTTTATGACAGGCCACAGGTGGAAGGATCAccatttccttcttctattCTCTTGAGTATACATCTGTTGGTGGCTCTAACATACAGACCTGGAACCAATAGTTCCATTAATTGGGAATCTTCTCCAGTCAAGACAGTGCTGAGATTTGAAAATCAAGAGGCCAAGCCCGTAGAAAATGCTGATTTTCAGTATTCCTCAGCAGTTATGACTTCTGAAGATTATAGACCTCCACTATTTGTACTAAATTGTAGCACAGTTGTATCACCTCCAAATGTGTCAGATGATATACAGATAGATGAGTCCTgtaatataaatgaaattaaggAGTCAGTATCCCTTAGCAAAGATGGTGAACAGAAGCCACATAGTTCTGTTGAGTTGAATATCGTCAACACAAACACAAGAGATGGTCAAGATGAAGCTCAGAAAAATCTGATTGAGGAGAAGGATGTGAAACAGTTTGTCAGTGATTGTGCAGAGCACAAGAATAATGTCATGTTGAACATGAAGGAACCGGTAGCTTTTCTCCTTTCTGCCATATCTGAAACTGGACTAGTCAGTCTTCCTTCTCTGTTGACAGCTGTGCTTCTTCAGGCAAACAACAGATTAACCTCGGAACAG GGCTCATATATCCTTCCATCTAATTTTGAAGAGGTGGCAACTGGGGTGCTGAAGGTTTTGAATAATTTGGCCCTTTTAGATATTGTATTTATGCAGAGAATGCTG GCTAGGCCAGACCTGAAAATGgaattttttcatttgatgagttttcttctttctcattGCACCAGCAAATGGAAAGTAGCTAATGACCAG GTTGGGTTTCTTCTGCTTGAATGTCTTTCGCTTCTTGGTTATTTTGCCTTGTTCCACTCTGAGAATCAAGCTGTTCTTCGATGGGGAAAAAGTCCCACCATACTTCACAAG ACAGATATGCGATCTGCCATTTGTGTTCTTCAGTGA
- the LOC133678948 gene encoding uncharacterized protein LOC133678948 isoform X4, producing MENSGEAVDDQGSGWFQVKKKHRSSSKFSLHGSAAGFSGKNGSSCHITQPSSSEKNRNLCGKHVSHHSKGGPNHSINGCGNSANSSSVSNQDENRVFLPHKLLVTQHGEDSGCSKLSPVSITNSNAKVGDTQKMLLKDKPDVPKIKWGDLEDDLLILHGENNSQVVKKFVVEGNNNLVDRMPENNCHFVSHVSSSSNLQENRLVASSVNVDISPDQTFPFTNKEDLHGKNSKDVSETSSQDVEVPSTDGRMVVPNYPQNCKEKITENSKTTDDDFSCSTHPSGGDSVREMKLNVPAGVSEFHELKISELTVMSTTSTIIPLDRELLLTGSAAPEISELLVGNGNSGTVMIPQDSELLPPEKTNLEISTEPVTNSHSTTAVIAKDNESLASEKYVPEISGEVAVTASVDDPQGPPDVALHNELFKVHRTGFLGECDTGESKERFRERLWCFLFENLNRAVDELYLLCELECDVGQMKEAILVLEEAASDFKELTRRVQEFENVKRSSHQSIDVKCLKSEHHRPHAMSWEVRRMTTSSQRAEILSSSLEAFKKIQQERANVLAANNAKIMGLECSNSHDVSVDHLNKSAGKSDVMLSAKDSVMKSRKQSGGSYSTQGNLNNKKQNIDLGRFNKVNFVKNVNDAPRNVSSSSANSSMLLFRDNSASGFVKGIQETEADMLLHKKDKTFSETAIEKNLKSAENTTKKQIPLSEKDKERRNSSARKSMDAWKERRNWEDILSSPFCVSSRLSNSPGISRKSAERARILHAKLMSPDKKKKTAFDLKREAEEKHARAMRIRSELENERVQKLQRTSEKLNRVNEWQAVRTLKLREGMYARHQRSESRHEAFLAQVVRRAGDESSKVNEVRFITSLNEENKKLMLRQKLHDSELRRAEKLQVIKTKQKEDMAREEAVLERRKLIEAEKLQRLAETQRKKEEAQVRREEERKASNAAREARAIIQLRRREERAKAQQEEAELLAQKLAERLSESEQRRKFYLEQIRERASMDFRDQSSPLMRRSMYKEGQGRTTPTNSSEDYQVNNVAGAGSSTLAAGKALLQHSMKRRIKKIRQRLMALRYEFTEPLASSENTSIGYRMAVGTARAKFGRWLQELQRLRQARKKGAASIVLITAEMIKFVEGKDPELQASQQAGLLDFIAAALPASHTSNPETCQVTIHLLKLLRVVLSAPANRSYFLSQNLLPPIIPMLSAALENYIKIAASLNVPGSTNLQSSKTSVENFESISEVLDNFLWTVGTVIGHASSDEQQVQMQDGLLELLIAYQVIHRLRDLFALYDRPQVEGSPFPSSILLSIHLLVALTYRPGTNSSINWESSPVKTVLRFENQEAKPVENADFQYSSAVMTSEDYRPPLFVLNCSTVVSPPNVSDDIQIDESCNINEIKESVSLSKDGEQKPHSSVELNIVNTNTRDGQDEAQKNLIEEKDVKQFVSDCAEHKNNVMLNMKEPVAFLLSAISETGLVSLPSLLTAVLLQANNRLTSEQGSYILPSNFEEVATGVLKVLNNLALLDIVFMQRMLVGFLLLECLSLLGYFALFHSENQAVLRWGKSPTILHKTDMRSAICVLQ from the exons ATGGAGAACAGTGGAGAAGCAGTGGATGATCAGGGATCAGGATGGTTTCAAGTGAAAAAG AAGCATAGAAGCAGCTCAAAGTTTTCATTGCATGGCTCGGCTGCAGGATTTTCTGGAAAGAATGGTTCCAGTTGTCATATTACCCAACCATCATCGAGTGAAAAAAACAGGAATTTGTGTGGGAAGCATGTATCCCATCATTCAAAGGGAGGGCCAAATCATTCCATAAATGGTTGTGGCAACTCTGCTAACTCTTCTTCTGTGTCAAACCAAGATGAAAACAGGGTGTTCCTGCCCCATAAATTATTGGTTACACAACATGGGGAAGATAGTGGATGTTCCAAGTTGTCGCCAGTGTCGATTACCAATTCTAATGCCAAAGTTGGTGACACCCAGAAAATGTTATTGAAGGACAAGCCTGATGTTCCAAAGATCAAGTGGGGAGATCTAGAGGATGATTTATTGATTCTGCATGGTGAAAATAATTCTCAAGTGGTTAAAAAGTTTGTTGTTGAAGGAAATAATAATTTGGTGGATAGGATGCCAGAGAATAACTGTCATTTTGTTTCAcatgtttcttcttctagcAACCTTCAAGAAAACAGATTGGTGGCCTCATCAGTAAATGTAGATATTTCTCCTGATCAAACGTTTCCATTCACTAATAAAGAAGATTTACATGGAAAAAACAGTAAAGATGTTAGTGAAACTTCATCTCAAGACGTAGAGGTACCAAGTACAGATGGCAGAATGGTTGTTCCAAATTATCCACAAAATTGCAAGGAAAAAATCACtgaaaattctaaaacaacagatgatgatttttcttgttctacCCATCCATCTGGTGGAGACAGTGTGCGAGAGATGAAACTTAATGTTCCTGCTGGTGTGTCTGAGTTTCACGAGCTGAAGATTTCTGAATTAACAGTTATGAGTACAACTTCAACAATTATTCCATTGGACAGGGAGTTGCTTCTTACTGGAAGCGCTGCACCTGAAATTTCTGAATTACTAGTGGGAAATGGGAATTCAGGCACAGTGATGATTCCCCAGGACAGTGAGTTGCTTCCACCTGAAAAGACTAATCTTGAAATTTCTACTGAACCTGTTACAAATAGCCACTCAACCACTGCAGTTATCGCCAAGGATAATGAGTCACTTGCATCTGAGAAGTATGTACCTGAAATATCAGGAGAAGTTGCTGTTACTGCATCTGTTGATGACCCTCAGGGACCACCTGATGTGGCACTGCACAATGAGTTATTTAAAGTCCACAGAACTGGCTTCCTTGGAGAATGTGACACGGGTGAAAGCAAAGAAAGATTTAGGGAACGACTTTGGTGCTTTCTGTTTGAGAATCTCAACAGGGCTGTGGATGAACTCTATCTTCTTTGTGAGCTAGAATGTGATGTAGGACAGATGAAAGAGGCCATTCTTGTTCTTGAAGAAGCTGCATCCGATTTTAAAGAATTGACTAGACGAGTACAGGAGTTTGAGAATGTGAAAAGGTCCTCTCATCAATCGATTGATGTAAAATGCTTGAAGTCTGAGCATCACAGGCCACATGCTATGTCATGGGAG GTTCGCAGAATGACAACTTCATCTCAGAGAGCTGAGATACTATCTTCATCTTTGGAGGCtttcaagaaaattcaacaagAAAGAGCTAACGTGCTTGCAGCtaataatgcaaaaattatgGGGCTTGAATGCTCCAATAGCCATGATGTATCTGTTGATCATCTCAATAAGTCTGCTGGGAAAAGTGATGTAATGCTCAGTGCCAAAGATTCAGTGATGAAGTCAAGGAAACAGAGTGGAGGTTCATATTCCACTCAAGGAAACCTGAATAATAAGAAGCAGAACATTGACTTAGGCAGGTTCAATAAAGTAAACTTTGTAAAAAATGTTAATGACGCTCCACGCAATGTATCTTCTTCCAGTGCCAATTCATCTATGCTACTTTTCAGGGATAACTCTGCCTCTGGTTTTGTGAAGGGCATACAAGAAACTGAGGCAGACATGCTGCTTCATAAGAAAGATAAAACATTTTCAGAAACTGCCATTGAGAAAAACCTTAAATCTGCAGAAAATACCACCAAGAAGCAGATTCCTCTTTCTGAGAAAGACAAGGAAAGGAGAAATTCAAGTGCAAGGAAATCAATGGATGCATGGAAAGAGAGGAGGAATTGGGAGGACATTCTCTCATCTCCTTTCTGTGTCTCTTCTCGCTTATCAAATTCACCAGGCATTAGCAGAAAAAGTGCTGAGCGTGCACGCATTTTGCATGCTAAACTAATGTCTCctgataagaagaagaaaactgcTTTTGATCTGAAAAGGGAAGCAGAAGAAAAACATGCACGGGCTATGAGGATCAGAAGCGAGCTGGAGAATGAAAGGGTTCAAAAGCTTCAGCGCACCTCAGAAAAACTAAATCGTGTAAATGAATGGCAGGCTGTACGCACTTTGAAGTTACGAGAAGGAATGTATGCCCGCCACCAGCGTAGTGAATCTCGACATGAAGCTTTTCTAGCTCAAGTTGTGAGGAGAGCTGGTGATGAAAGCAGTAAGGTTAATGAGGTTCGTTTCATTACTTCCTTGaatgaagaaaacaagaagCTTATGTTGCGTCAGAAACTTCACGATTCAGAGTTGAGGAGAGCTGAAAAGCTTCAAGtgataaaaactaaacaaaaagagGATATGGCTAGAGAGGAGGCTGTTTTAGAACGCAGAAAACTTATTGAAGCTGAGAAGTTACAGCGTCTTGCTGAAACACAGCGAAAAAAGGAAGAGGCACAAGTTAGAAGGGAAGAGGAACGCAAAGCATCAAATGCAGCACGTGAAGCAAGGGCAATCATACAGCTTCGGAGGAGGGAGGAAAGAGCGAAAGCACAGCAAGAGGAAGCTGAGCTGTTGGCACAGAAATTAGCTGAGAGACTTAGTGAAAGTGAACAGCGTCGCAAATTTTACCTGGAGCAAATAAGGGAGAGAGCTTCTATGGATTTCAGGGATCAATCTTCACCTTTAATGCGCCGATCAATGTATAAGGAGGGTCAAGGTCGAACAACACCAACCAATAGCAGTGAAGATTATCAAGTAAACAATGTTGCAGGGGCAGGAAGTTCTACTCTTGCTGCAGGAAAAGCATTGTTGCAACATTCAATGAAACGGCGGATTAAAAAGATTCGGCAAAGACTTATGGCTCTCAGATATGAGTTCACCGAGCCTCTAGCTAGTTCTGAGAATACTAGCATTGGGTATAGAATGGCTGTAGGAACTGCCAGAGCAAAATTTGGGAGGTGGCTTCAAGAACTTCAAAGACTTCGGCAGGCAAGAAAAAAAGGTGCCGCAAGTATTGTTCTAATAACAGCTGAAATGATCAAG TTTGTGGAGGGTAAGGATCCTGAGCTGCAAGCTTCTCAACAAGCTGGTCTGCTTGATTTCATTGCTGCTGCTCTGCCTGCCTCTCATACATCAAATCCTGAAACTTGCCAGGTCACCATACACCTCCTGAAACTTTTGAGGGTGGTACTCTCAGCGCCTGCAAACAGGAGTTACTTTCTGTCACAGAATCTCTTACCCCCAATCATCCCCATGCTGTCTGCAGCCCTTGAGAATTATATAAAGATTGCTGCATCTTTAAATGTCCCTGGGAGCACCAACTTGCAATCAAGCAAAACATcagttgaaaattttgaatcaaTCTCTGAAGTTCTCGATAACTTCTTGTGGACTGTTGGGACAGTTATTGGTCATGCAAGTTCCGATGAACAACAAGTCCAAATGCAAGATGGCTTGCTAGAGCTATTGATTGCATACCAAGTTATTCATCGACTGCGGGATCTTTTTGCACTTTATGACAGGCCACAGGTGGAAGGATCAccatttccttcttctattCTCTTGAGTATACATCTGTTGGTGGCTCTAACATACAGACCTGGAACCAATAGTTCCATTAATTGGGAATCTTCTCCAGTCAAGACAGTGCTGAGATTTGAAAATCAAGAGGCCAAGCCCGTAGAAAATGCTGATTTTCAGTATTCCTCAGCAGTTATGACTTCTGAAGATTATAGACCTCCACTATTTGTACTAAATTGTAGCACAGTTGTATCACCTCCAAATGTGTCAGATGATATACAGATAGATGAGTCCTgtaatataaatgaaattaaggAGTCAGTATCCCTTAGCAAAGATGGTGAACAGAAGCCACATAGTTCTGTTGAGTTGAATATCGTCAACACAAACACAAGAGATGGTCAAGATGAAGCTCAGAAAAATCTGATTGAGGAGAAGGATGTGAAACAGTTTGTCAGTGATTGTGCAGAGCACAAGAATAATGTCATGTTGAACATGAAGGAACCGGTAGCTTTTCTCCTTTCTGCCATATCTGAAACTGGACTAGTCAGTCTTCCTTCTCTGTTGACAGCTGTGCTTCTTCAGGCAAACAACAGATTAACCTCGGAACAG GGCTCATATATCCTTCCATCTAATTTTGAAGAGGTGGCAACTGGGGTGCTGAAGGTTTTGAATAATTTGGCCCTTTTAGATATTGTATTTATGCAGAGAATGCTG GTTGGGTTTCTTCTGCTTGAATGTCTTTCGCTTCTTGGTTATTTTGCCTTGTTCCACTCTGAGAATCAAGCTGTTCTTCGATGGGGAAAAAGTCCCACCATACTTCACAAG ACAGATATGCGATCTGCCATTTGTGTTCTTCAGTGA